A single region of the Halorussus gelatinilyticus genome encodes:
- a CDS encoding metal-dependent transcriptional regulator, with product MNTADQYLKAIYLVQRMENGPASTGALADRLDVSPASVNEMIGKLQDRGLADHEKYKGVSLTDEGIEQAREALQTYCIIERFLHNVLEVEEFPSEAKALESVIDETVAERLDTIIDREPQCPDCFDAEADMCAELVGEGEAD from the coding sequence ATGAACACCGCAGACCAGTATCTGAAGGCGATCTATCTCGTGCAGCGGATGGAGAACGGTCCCGCATCGACCGGCGCGCTCGCCGACCGTCTCGACGTGAGTCCCGCGAGCGTCAACGAGATGATCGGCAAGCTTCAGGACCGCGGACTGGCCGACCACGAGAAGTACAAGGGCGTCTCGCTGACCGACGAGGGCATCGAGCAGGCCCGCGAGGCGCTCCAGACCTACTGCATCATCGAGCGGTTCCTCCACAACGTCCTCGAAGTCGAGGAGTTTCCGAGCGAGGCGAAGGCCCTCGAGAGCGTCATCGACGAGACCGTCGCGGAGCGACTCGACACAATCATCGACCGCGAACCGCAATGCCCGGACTGCTTCGACGCCGAGGCCGACATGTGCGCCGAGTTGGTCGGCGAGGGCGAAGCCGACTGA
- a CDS encoding YncE family protein has product MNSEDRTHRRDVLRTAGGVAATGLVGGVASAQDGETTTGGDGTTTEGEETTTATGQATDRPLVVTCRLANSVALLNQETKEVFAEIPVGKKPLYCAVSTDGELAYAPNTASADVSVVNVERQEEVKRIPLDAAPRGVNVHPETNDAFVEVAGANQVAVIDNESLEVRETIDVGNGPHNIVFDVANGFAYVTNQAGNSLGFIDLDRLEMVDRVPVSKAPHNLHVDHERGVVYTANALSNDMGIIDVSERQLLGKRPLTDQNADIHATQDGEKIFVAGIQSDAVTVYRAPDDPTEGNYRAEDIITVEDQDEIQPPLPERDFVPPGLGPHGCFVSPYREEAYVTITGRDQLVVIDTETHQITDRVSTPKYPFFSDVQYDSGN; this is encoded by the coding sequence GTGAACTCAGAAGACCGTACGCATCGCCGTGACGTACTCCGAACCGCGGGCGGGGTCGCGGCGACGGGCCTCGTCGGCGGGGTCGCGTCCGCGCAGGACGGCGAGACGACGACTGGGGGAGACGGGACGACGACCGAAGGTGAGGAGACTACGACCGCCACCGGGCAGGCCACCGACCGGCCGCTGGTCGTCACCTGTCGGCTGGCGAACTCCGTCGCGCTGTTGAACCAAGAGACCAAGGAGGTGTTCGCCGAGATACCGGTCGGGAAGAAACCGCTGTACTGCGCGGTCTCGACCGACGGCGAGTTGGCCTACGCGCCCAACACCGCGTCGGCGGACGTTTCGGTGGTGAACGTCGAACGGCAGGAGGAGGTGAAGCGAATCCCGCTCGACGCCGCGCCCCGAGGTGTCAATGTCCACCCGGAGACGAACGACGCGTTCGTGGAAGTGGCGGGCGCGAATCAGGTCGCGGTCATCGACAACGAGAGCTTGGAGGTTCGCGAGACCATCGACGTGGGGAACGGCCCGCACAACATCGTCTTCGACGTGGCGAACGGCTTCGCCTACGTCACCAATCAGGCAGGGAACAGCCTCGGTTTCATCGACCTCGACCGACTGGAGATGGTCGATAGGGTCCCGGTCTCGAAGGCCCCGCACAACCTCCACGTGGACCACGAGCGCGGCGTCGTCTACACCGCCAACGCGCTGTCGAACGACATGGGCATCATCGACGTGAGCGAGCGCCAACTCCTCGGCAAGCGGCCGCTGACCGACCAGAACGCCGACATCCACGCGACACAGGACGGCGAGAAGATATTCGTCGCGGGGATTCAGTCCGACGCGGTGACGGTCTACCGCGCGCCCGACGACCCCACCGAGGGGAACTACCGCGCCGAGGACATCATCACGGTCGAAGACCAAGACGAGATACAGCCGCCACTTCCCGAGCGAGACTTCGTCCCGCCGGGACTCGGTCCCCACGGCTGTTTCGTCTCGCCGTACCGCGAGGAGGCCTACGTCACCATCACCGGCCGCGACCAGTTGGTCGTGATAGACACCGAGACCCACCAGATAACCGACCGCGTCTCGACGCCGAAGTACCCGTTCTTCTCGGACGTGCAGTACGACTCGGGCAACTGA
- a CDS encoding metal-dependent transcriptional regulator, giving the protein MLSDVMEDYLKAIYALQQDEEGPVATSAIAEYLDVTPPTVTSMVEKLEDRGLVEREKYKGVELSAEGETVALEVLRHHRLLESYLTEHLDYSWSEVHEEADTLEHHISEEFEERVAEVLGDPQVDPHGDPIPSADLTPPEEDDTAALSEYAPGDRLVVARVSDRDEEELRYLADAGIAPGTELEVVDVAPFGMVTVRIADAPEDCPDASEDRSDESAREQSLPESVAASIRVHRIDAEGPTPESGVGGV; this is encoded by the coding sequence ATGCTGAGCGACGTAATGGAAGACTACCTCAAAGCGATCTACGCCCTCCAGCAGGACGAGGAGGGTCCCGTCGCCACGTCCGCCATCGCCGAATATCTGGACGTGACGCCCCCGACCGTGACCAGCATGGTCGAGAAACTCGAAGACAGAGGGCTGGTCGAGCGCGAGAAGTACAAGGGGGTCGAACTCTCCGCGGAGGGGGAGACCGTCGCGCTCGAAGTTTTGCGCCACCACCGCCTGCTCGAATCCTATCTGACCGAACACCTGGACTACTCGTGGAGCGAGGTCCACGAGGAGGCCGACACCCTCGAACACCACATCAGCGAGGAGTTCGAGGAGCGCGTCGCCGAGGTACTCGGCGACCCTCAGGTGGACCCCCACGGCGACCCCATCCCGAGCGCCGACCTCACGCCGCCCGAGGAGGACGACACCGCGGCGCTCTCGGAGTACGCGCCCGGCGACAGGCTCGTCGTCGCGCGCGTCAGTGACCGCGACGAGGAGGAACTGCGCTACCTCGCGGACGCCGGCATCGCGCCCGGCACGGAACTCGAAGTCGTGGACGTGGCCCCGTTCGGGATGGTGACGGTTCGCATCGCCGACGCGCCCGAGGACTGTCCGGACGCGTCCGAGGACCGCTCCGACGAGAGCGCGCGCGAGCAGAGCCTCCCGGAGTCGGTCGCGGCGTCCATCCGCGTGCATCGCATCGACGCCGAGGGTCCGACGCCCGAGTCCGGAGTCGGCGGCGTATAG
- a CDS encoding alanyl-tRNA editing protein, whose amino-acid sequence MTEQRYLPDADDVTEFEATVSEVGDDYLVLDGTYFYPEGGGQPADRGDLSWDGGSARVTSVRKNHGDVRHYVEAFEGERPAVGETVSGRIDAERREAHRRMHTAQHVVSRVVLDEYGAETAGNQVHADRSRIDFEPADFSEENVARIERLSNEAIERDLEVTKAERPREEVEEQTEEGRALLNLIPDQVDPLRVVEIEEFDYCPCGGTHVDSLGEVGRVEITNRESKGEATERIEFVLSA is encoded by the coding sequence GTGACCGAGCAACGCTATCTTCCCGACGCCGACGACGTGACCGAGTTCGAGGCGACCGTCAGCGAGGTGGGCGACGACTACCTCGTCCTCGACGGGACGTACTTCTACCCCGAGGGCGGCGGCCAACCCGCCGACCGCGGCGACCTCTCGTGGGACGGCGGGTCGGCGAGGGTGACGTCGGTCCGGAAGAACCACGGCGACGTACGCCACTACGTCGAGGCGTTCGAGGGCGAGCGCCCCGCAGTCGGCGAGACCGTCTCGGGGCGCATCGACGCCGAGCGCCGCGAGGCCCACCGACGGATGCACACCGCCCAGCACGTCGTCTCGCGCGTCGTCTTGGACGAGTACGGCGCGGAGACCGCGGGCAACCAGGTCCACGCCGACCGCTCGCGCATCGACTTCGAACCGGCGGACTTCTCGGAGGAAAACGTCGCGCGCATCGAGCGCCTGTCGAACGAGGCCATCGAGCGCGACCTCGAAGTCACGAAAGCCGAGCGCCCGCGCGAGGAGGTCGAAGAGCAGACCGAGGAAGGGCGCGCGCTCCTGAATCTCATCCCCGACCAAGTGGACCCGCTCCGCGTCGTGGAAATCGAGGAGTTCGACTACTGCCCCTGCGGCGGTACGCACGTCGATAGCCTCGGCGAGGTCGGCCGCGTCGAGATAACGAATCGGGAGTCGAAGGGCGAGGCGACCGAGCGCATCGAGTTCGTGCTGTCGGCGTAG
- a CDS encoding HD domain-containing protein, with translation MGVEIKESPVTDAEFEEMEDFVYEYLAASVENEDGGGRMRWYPWHSAEYRFNHILNVVDLAGTIAEKEGANVDVARVAALFHDIAKLDADQEVHAEEGARIARKYLETHGDFPESFIEEVCKAVENHSYQGDLTDLPKETQCLIEADLLDKVGANGTALMLLRMGYEARTHMDAAEMVDRVMERGKDAAGRVQTDTAEGIAHKRLKRVKWFREWLEGEVPEMDHEESSDRRTQRRP, from the coding sequence GTGGGAGTCGAAATTAAGGAGTCACCCGTCACCGACGCCGAGTTCGAGGAGATGGAGGACTTCGTCTACGAGTATCTCGCCGCCAGCGTCGAGAACGAGGACGGCGGCGGTCGGATGCGGTGGTACCCGTGGCACTCCGCGGAGTACCGGTTCAACCACATCCTCAACGTGGTGGACCTCGCGGGCACCATCGCCGAGAAGGAGGGCGCGAACGTGGACGTGGCCCGCGTCGCGGCGCTGTTCCACGACATCGCCAAACTCGACGCCGACCAAGAGGTCCACGCCGAGGAGGGCGCGCGCATCGCCCGGAAGTACCTCGAAACCCACGGCGACTTCCCGGAATCGTTCATCGAGGAGGTCTGCAAAGCGGTCGAGAACCACTCCTATCAGGGCGACCTGACCGACCTGCCGAAGGAGACCCAGTGTCTCATCGAGGCCGACCTGCTCGACAAGGTGGGCGCGAACGGCACCGCGCTGATGCTCCTCCGGATGGGCTACGAGGCCCGCACGCACATGGACGCCGCCGAGATGGTCGATAGAGTGATGGAACGCGGCAAGGACGCCGCCGGTCGCGTCCAGACCGACACCGCGGAGGGCATCGCCCACAAGCGCCTGAAGCGCGTCAAGTGGTTCCGCGAGTGGCTGGAGGGCGAGGTTCCCGAGATGGACCACGAGGAGTCCTCGGACCGCCGGACGCAACGACGGCCATAG
- the sufD gene encoding Fe-S cluster assembly protein SufD: MTATQVHETISEETVREISDELGEPDWLLETRLDALDALGELEMPDVIRTPGRDWTNLDALDYESFVDPLNAAEEKDQVGPDEAEVLPLAAAIDEREDLLKEHFGSVIDPQENYLTALSTALFSTGTLVYVPENVDAEDVTIRTTQHSQSLFNYTLVVTEQSSSVTILERQDTGEDIEGDRYYSGIVEVAAGENSHIQYGSLQDLDEETYNYTLKRGEAADYATVNWVEGNIGSRLTKSSVETNLDGEGSETKTVGAFFGHDDQHFDIAARVWHNTAHTTADLVTRGVLDDDARSVYEGVQDVGRDAWDTNSYQRENTLMLSDESEADASPKLIINNHDTEASHSATVGQIDEEDMFYMTSRSLDDESARNMLVEGFFVPVFEEVEVEELREDLELRVQERLRE, translated from the coding sequence ATGACTGCGACGCAGGTACACGAGACCATCTCGGAGGAGACGGTCCGGGAAATCTCCGACGAACTCGGCGAACCCGACTGGCTGCTCGAAACGCGCCTCGACGCGCTCGACGCGCTCGGCGAACTGGAGATGCCCGACGTGATTCGAACGCCGGGCCGCGACTGGACCAACCTCGACGCGCTCGACTACGAGAGCTTCGTGGACCCGCTGAACGCCGCCGAGGAGAAGGACCAAGTCGGTCCCGACGAGGCCGAGGTCCTGCCGCTCGCTGCGGCCATCGACGAGCGCGAGGACCTCCTGAAAGAACACTTCGGGTCCGTCATCGACCCGCAGGAGAACTACCTGACCGCGCTCTCGACGGCGCTGTTCAGCACGGGCACGCTGGTCTACGTCCCGGAGAACGTCGACGCCGAGGACGTGACCATCCGGACGACCCAGCACTCCCAGTCGCTGTTCAACTACACGCTGGTCGTCACCGAGCAGTCCTCCTCCGTCACCATCCTCGAACGACAGGATACAGGTGAAGACATCGAGGGCGACCGCTACTACAGCGGCATCGTGGAGGTCGCCGCGGGCGAGAACAGCCACATCCAGTACGGCTCGCTCCAAGACTTGGACGAAGAGACGTACAACTACACGCTCAAGCGCGGCGAGGCCGCCGACTACGCCACGGTCAACTGGGTCGAGGGCAACATCGGCTCGCGGCTCACGAAGTCCTCGGTCGAGACGAACCTCGACGGCGAGGGTTCGGAGACCAAGACCGTCGGCGCGTTCTTCGGCCACGACGACCAGCACTTCGACATCGCGGCCCGCGTCTGGCACAACACCGCCCACACCACCGCGGACCTCGTGACCCGCGGCGTGCTCGACGACGACGCGCGCTCGGTCTACGAGGGCGTCCAAGACGTCGGCCGTGACGCGTGGGACACCAACTCCTACCAGCGCGAGAACACCCTGATGCTGAGCGACGAGAGCGAGGCCGACGCGTCGCCGAAGCTCATCATCAACAACCACGACACCGAGGCCAGCCACTCCGCCACTGTCGGCCAGATAGACGAGGAGGACATGTTCTACATGACCTCCCGCAGTCTGGACGACGAGTCGGCCCGCAACATGCTGGTCGAGGGCTTCTTCGTCCCCGTCTTCGAGGAGGTCGAAGTCGAGGAACTGCGCGAGGACCTCGAACTGCGCGTGCAGGAACGACTCCGCGAGTAG
- a CDS encoding DUF2065 domain-containing protein produces the protein MHPVKLGLGLVLVAWGFADYLFPLTVLRVQSDLLNVPPEPSEEFADHKRRVGLVCLLAGVITLAATVG, from the coding sequence ATGCACCCCGTGAAACTCGGTCTCGGCCTCGTCTTGGTCGCGTGGGGCTTCGCGGATTACCTGTTCCCGCTGACCGTCCTCCGCGTCCAGTCGGACCTCCTGAACGTCCCGCCGGAACCGAGCGAGGAGTTCGCCGACCACAAGCGCCGGGTCGGTCTCGTCTGTCTGCTCGCCGGGGTAATCACGCTCGCCGCGACGGTCGGATGA
- a CDS encoding putative manganese transporter, with amino-acid sequence MGANEAFDILVGSWREGFVQVSGFVAVTVLLFSLLQYRYDGRLVELLEDHERLQPLAGGLLGLTPGCGGAIVAMPLYIRGSISFGTVVATLAATAGDSAFVILALAPEAALYAYALAFVSGVTFGYMVDAWGMGVGRVDDAVERFGRPMTDGGFATASVADGGPSIPDYDGPGGHGHDCDNGHGHDHDCEPGHAHGGAPLFLPDESRLLARVTHAVHVLWWVVAAGALVAGVAYLAKGAAEPAWQVALTYDGLFTVAGLLGTTLSFYLYFVGRHYIGEGDTGRVRESFASAYETFQHAAMETAMVTVWVIAGYLVFSYGMAVFGLDIRALSDTAGVLAPIAAAALGLVPGCAPQIVFAQLYAIEGAIPFSALAANAVSQDGDALFPLMAIDAKAAIIATIYTTIPAVFVGVGLHYFWPYASFGFGVLG; translated from the coding sequence ATGGGCGCGAACGAAGCGTTCGACATCCTCGTCGGGTCGTGGCGCGAGGGGTTCGTGCAGGTCAGCGGGTTCGTCGCCGTCACGGTCCTCCTGTTCAGTCTCCTCCAGTACCGCTACGACGGCCGCCTCGTCGAACTGCTCGAAGACCACGAGCGACTCCAACCCCTCGCGGGCGGACTGCTCGGACTCACGCCGGGGTGCGGCGGCGCTATCGTCGCGATGCCGCTGTACATCCGCGGCTCCATCAGCTTCGGCACCGTCGTCGCCACGCTCGCGGCGACCGCGGGCGACTCCGCGTTCGTCATCCTCGCGCTCGCTCCCGAGGCCGCGCTCTACGCCTACGCGCTCGCGTTCGTCTCCGGCGTCACCTTCGGGTACATGGTCGATGCGTGGGGCATGGGCGTCGGACGGGTAGACGACGCCGTGGAACGCTTCGGCCGCCCGATGACCGACGGCGGGTTCGCCACCGCGAGCGTCGCGGACGGCGGCCCGAGCATCCCCGACTACGACGGGCCGGGTGGTCACGGCCACGACTGCGACAACGGGCACGGTCACGACCACGACTGCGAACCCGGCCACGCCCACGGCGGCGCGCCGCTGTTTCTCCCCGACGAATCCCGGCTGTTAGCGCGGGTCACCCACGCGGTCCACGTCCTCTGGTGGGTCGTCGCGGCGGGCGCGCTCGTCGCCGGCGTCGCGTATCTGGCGAAGGGTGCAGCGGAACCCGCGTGGCAGGTCGCGCTCACGTACGACGGCCTGTTCACGGTCGCCGGTCTCCTCGGCACCACGCTGTCGTTCTACCTCTACTTCGTCGGTCGCCACTACATCGGCGAGGGCGACACCGGCCGCGTCCGCGAGTCGTTCGCCAGCGCGTACGAGACGTTCCAGCACGCCGCCATGGAGACCGCCATGGTCACCGTCTGGGTCATCGCGGGCTACCTCGTCTTCTCGTACGGCATGGCCGTCTTCGGGCTGGACATCCGCGCGCTCTCGGACACCGCGGGCGTTCTCGCACCGATCGCGGCGGCCGCGCTCGGACTCGTCCCCGGCTGTGCGCCCCAAATCGTGTTCGCACAACTGTACGCCATCGAAGGGGCCATTCCGTTCTCCGCGCTCGCGGCCAACGCGGTCAGTCAGGACGGCGACGCGCTGTTCCCGCTGATGGCCATCGACGCGAAGGCCGCCATCATCGCCACCATCTACACGACGATTCCGGCCGTCTTCGTCGGCGTCGGTCTCCACTACTTCTGGCCGTACGCCAGTTTCGGGTTCGGCGTCCTCGGGTAG
- a CDS encoding ferritin-like domain-containing protein, producing the protein MTVNDRVSTDNQLARLLQIGIVLEEVVEVRAARHYETLSADERDADVEELLDEAREESADHRRRLEALIDQLDAEAVPLEEIQRLVEARYAQTGPEGFDGILYDQLHGEETAYKFYDDLIEAIEASDTDYALDREELLATLKAIREEEADGVEEVTKFMERRA; encoded by the coding sequence ATGACGGTCAACGACCGCGTCTCGACCGACAACCAACTCGCGCGCCTGCTCCAGATCGGCATCGTGTTGGAGGAGGTCGTCGAGGTCCGCGCGGCCCGCCACTACGAGACGCTCTCGGCGGACGAGCGCGACGCGGACGTGGAGGAACTGCTCGACGAGGCCCGCGAGGAGTCCGCGGACCACCGTCGCCGACTGGAGGCCCTCATCGACCAGTTGGACGCCGAGGCGGTGCCCCTCGAAGAGATACAACGACTGGTCGAGGCCCGCTACGCCCAGACCGGACCCGAGGGCTTCGACGGGATTCTCTACGACCAACTCCACGGCGAGGAGACCGCCTACAAGTTCTACGACGACCTCATCGAGGCCATCGAGGCCAGCGACACCGACTACGCGCTCGACCGCGAGGAACTGCTGGCGACCCTGAAAGCGATTCGCGAGGAAGAGGCCGACGGCGTCGAGGAAGTGACGAAATTCATGGAGAGACGAGCATGA
- a CDS encoding LysE family translocator encodes MFDVVVSALAGVALGLSLAAPPGPMNAIIAEESVLRGWGSGFRAGLGAMSADACFFVLALLGVVTVVRDVPVVQRALFGFGGLLMLYFAYGTATDANEAFGGDAGNGADDSTASGEGIETATDGPPEGEDSKGFRKAFVLALTNPYQILWWLTAGVGLLDPGTFALDWLGGLTVSTGSPVIVVGFFAGIALWISGFPAALVTVGRRVDAFAPVVAYLSAVVLALAGLSFLSKATGFLA; translated from the coding sequence ATGTTCGACGTCGTCGTCTCGGCGCTCGCGGGCGTCGCCCTGGGCCTCTCGCTGGCGGCCCCGCCGGGGCCGATGAACGCCATCATCGCCGAGGAGAGCGTCCTCCGCGGGTGGGGGTCGGGCTTCCGCGCTGGCCTCGGCGCGATGTCGGCCGACGCCTGCTTCTTCGTGCTGGCGCTGCTTGGCGTCGTCACCGTGGTCCGCGACGTGCCGGTCGTCCAGCGGGCCCTCTTCGGCTTCGGCGGACTCCTGATGCTGTACTTCGCCTACGGCACGGCGACCGACGCCAACGAAGCGTTCGGCGGCGACGCGGGGAACGGAGCGGACGATTCGACCGCGAGCGGCGAGGGGATCGAGACCGCGACCGACGGACCGCCCGAAGGCGAGGACAGCAAGGGGTTCCGGAAGGCGTTCGTGCTGGCGCTGACCAACCCCTACCAGATTCTCTGGTGGCTGACCGCGGGCGTCGGCCTGCTCGACCCCGGCACGTTCGCGCTGGACTGGCTCGGCGGCCTGACCGTCTCGACGGGCAGTCCGGTCATCGTCGTCGGCTTCTTCGCCGGTATCGCGCTCTGGATTTCGGGGTTCCCGGCCGCGCTGGTCACGGTCGGGCGGCGCGTGGACGCCTTCGCGCCCGTCGTCGCCTATCTGAGCGCCGTCGTGCTGGCGCTGGCCGGCCTCTCGTTCCTCTCGAAGGCGACCGGCTTTCTGGCGTAA